Proteins encoded within one genomic window of Cucumis sativus cultivar 9930 chromosome 3, Cucumber_9930_V3, whole genome shotgun sequence:
- the LOC116402733 gene encoding uncharacterized protein LOC116402733 isoform X2 yields MVVMIFLNGLLPEFGMAKTQILSDSKIPSLDDAFTRVLRIESSPTSVSIPQPSSALFSKNNNPRAPQRNSTDHRKPESVEIVCNYCRKPGHMKRDCRKLLYKNSQRSQHAQIASTCDIPEASVTISADEFAKFQNYQESLQASSSSTPIASTVAPGSCDEEDYW; encoded by the exons ATGgttgttatgatttttctgAATGGACTCTTACCTGAATTTGGAATGGCAAAGACACAGATTCTCTCTGACTCCAAGATTCCATCATTAGATGATGCCTTCACTCGAGTCCTTCGCATTGAAAGCTCTCCGACTAGTGTGTCTATTCCTCAACCCAGTAGTGCTCTCTTTAGCAAGAACAATAACCCTCGGGCACCTCAGAGGAATAGTACTGATCATCGAAAACCAGAGTCTGTAGAGATTGTTTGTAACTACTGTCGTAAGCCAGGCCATATGAAACGTGATTGTCGGAAATTGCTATATAAGAATAGTCAACGATCTCAACATGCTCAGATAGCCTCCACATGTGATATACCAGAGGCGTCAGTTACTATTTCTGCAGATGAGTTTGCTAAGTTTCAGAATTACCAAGAGTCATTACAAGCGTCATCTTCCTCTACTCCGATTGCATCCACTGTTGCCCCAG GATCGTGTGACGAAGAAGATTATTGGTAG
- the LOC116402733 gene encoding uncharacterized protein LOC116402733 isoform X1: MVVMIFLNGLLPEFGMAKTQILSDSKIPSLDDAFTRVLRIESSPTSVSIPQPSSALFSKNNNPRAPQRNSTDHRKPESVEIVCNYCRKPGHMKRDCRKLLYKNSQRSQHAQIASTCDIPEASVTISADEFAKFQNYQESLQASSSSTPIASTVAPGNIKCLLTSSTKWVIDSGATAHMTGSCDEEDYW; the protein is encoded by the exons ATGgttgttatgatttttctgAATGGACTCTTACCTGAATTTGGAATGGCAAAGACACAGATTCTCTCTGACTCCAAGATTCCATCATTAGATGATGCCTTCACTCGAGTCCTTCGCATTGAAAGCTCTCCGACTAGTGTGTCTATTCCTCAACCCAGTAGTGCTCTCTTTAGCAAGAACAATAACCCTCGGGCACCTCAGAGGAATAGTACTGATCATCGAAAACCAGAGTCTGTAGAGATTGTTTGTAACTACTGTCGTAAGCCAGGCCATATGAAACGTGATTGTCGGAAATTGCTATATAAGAATAGTCAACGATCTCAACATGCTCAGATAGCCTCCACATGTGATATACCAGAGGCGTCAGTTACTATTTCTGCAGATGAGTTTGCTAAGTTTCAGAATTACCAAGAGTCATTACAAGCGTCATCTTCCTCTACTCCGATTGCATCCACTGTTGCCCCAGGTAATATAAAGTGTCTTCTTACATCATCTACCAAATGGGTCATAGACTCTGGTGCCACAGCTCATATGACAG GATCGTGTGACGAAGAAGATTATTGGTAG